ATAGGATGGGATGGCATTACTATTCTATTTAATCCATAAATAAACGGAGACTCAGTTTACTGAAGTGATTTTCCCAAGATCCCACAGTCATTTGGAAAGTCAGCCATGGCCCCTTAACAGCACTTTACCATTCTCATGGATTCTCAGAGTTAAAACCCCATCTGTCGAGATGGAGGTCTTGGGACCTCCACTTGAAAACAACATAAATCTGTTTGTTTATAGTAGAATGGCAAAAACCAATGGGTGCAGATAAGCAGAAAATGTGAATGCATATTAGTATTCAGTTTTTAGTCTCAAATGCACCAAATGCAAGACCATGTTTCCTGGAACATCTCAGTCTATTCATTTAGCTGAAACATCATCTTGTCATTGCCTGGGCTCTGTCTCTGAGACCCACTAACCAAGTCCCATGGGGCTTTTAAGGCATGTGGGAGGAAGCAACTCTCTGTCTTAGCTAAGAGCCACTCGCAGTCCCCAATCTCATTAGTTCTCACTAAAGTACCAGGGGATCAGGAACACTGATGGGCTGGGGAGGCACTTGGGCTCTTCAGGGGCTGCTTTACTACAAAGGAAAGGTGTGACCCTGACTCTGACCACTCCAgcctatctatccatccatccgtccatcctctctccttctcccgcCCCCCCATCCCTCCTTCACTCTATCCCTAGGCTACCTCCCTCTTCAAAATGTTTAAATCCAACACCTTCTTTCTACTCCGGCCACCAATACACAGGTTCAGAGCCTTGTGACCCCTTACAGACTATTGccagtataaaatattttcaatgtttattttgATATAACTTTTACTCCTTTTCTAATAAGATAAacattagtaaaaaaaatttttttaaataaggaaaataaaaaccacctaGATTTCTAATAACTAGGATAatcactattaatattttagatcATTTTTCAATATGGGAGTATCTATTGACAGCATTTAGTTTTGAAAgcttctttctaaaatacaactatgggggtgcctaggtggctcgagtggttaagcctctgcctttggctcaggtcatgatctcagggtcctgggatcaagccccacatcgggctctctgctcaacagggagccttcttcctcacccccctctctctacctgactctctgtctacttgtgacctctctctctatgtcaaataaataaataaaatactttttaaaaaataaaataaaacatgggggcttaagtgggtagaagaagaatcaatgaaacaagatggaattgggagggagacaaaccataagtgactcttaatctcacaaaacaaactgagggttgctggggggaggggggttgggagaagggggtgggattatggacattggggagggtatgtgctttggtgagtgctgtgaagtgtgtaaacctggtgattcacagacctgtacccctggggataaaaatatatgtttataaaaaaataaaaaattttttaaaataaataaataaataaataaataaataaataaataaaataaaatacaactatgTTGCTCTCCTGCCTAAACCTTGCAAGGGCTCTTCCCACCTCTGGTAAACATCTGCTGCCCTCCGGGGTCAGTCTTATGTCTCCTTTTGAACCTTATTCCCAAGACAGGGGGACTCTAGTTCAGAACCTGAGACAGACATCAAGCGTGCGCCTGGCTGGCTGGTCTGTTATGGCTCCCAGGGTTTGAAAGGACAGTGTTGCTAGGTGGGGTTGGCAGCACCTGGCCCCAAGtaccttacacacacacacacacacacacacacacacacacacacacacacgcagcctTATACACACAGGTTAACTGCGTACACCTGCAGTTGAGATCGCAGCTTGTGTGTCTGGTACACGGATCCGTGTATCTTCCCCTACGTATGTCTACAAGCCTTTGCGCAAGCGATTTCCCCTGCCTAGAATGCTGTTATCCTTCCTACCACTGGTCAGAAAACCCAgatcatagcttttttttttttctttttcagatccCATGGTCAGAAAaatctcttcctcccctttgcTCCTGGGCAATGGGATACTCCACTCCATTTCCATGTCCTAACCACTGTCTTTTCTGCACATGTGGTCTTGCCCTCTGGAATTCCCCAGGGCCTAATATCATCCTcgcattgtcttttttttttttttttttttttatttatttgacagagagaaatcacaagtacactgagaggcaggcagagagagagagagaaggaagcaggctccctgctgagcagagagcccgatgcgggactcgatcccaggaccctgagatcatgacctgagccgaaggcagcggctcaacccactgagccacccaggcgccccctcgcATTGTCTTTTATTCCATAAATGCTGTTCACAGCAGAGGTAGAGGGTTGGTTAGACCGAAGCCTATCATGAAAGTCTGAGGTCTTGGGACCATCCACCTTCACCTGATCTGTCCTAGGCACTCTCTCTTTTCTAGAACCCAGGCCAGTAGTACATGAGGAAGCTTCTCTGGCTGACTCGTGATCTTATCTGGGCCAACTGGGATTCTACACTCGGAGTTCCCGGTGGGAGACGGTGTATGGTCAAGACTACCAAGATGAGAAAATGATTCTTTGTATCTTACCTCAACCCAAAATGAATTTTAGGTGATTCAGAAATACAGATCATTCAGTAGGgtaggaattaaataaataaaataagtagataaagACAGCAAGGAGGGTCTCTTAGCAACAGGCGCCCAGCTGTAAGCTGGTATTCAGAATGGCGGGATGTGGGCAGCAAATCCAACTCTGGGCTTCTTAGCCaccaaaggaaaaagggaaataggGTCAGTTACAACAAATCCCAGTTTAAGAGGAGCTCAGTTTTCTTTCCACTAAGCCTTGAGAGGAATCCTCTTAAAGGGAGAGGCTGAGATCTACAGGAGAAAGTTGTCACTACATCatcacacatattttaaaaagcagcttttttttttttaagggttctGAATCTCTGATTTATTAGACAGCACGGCAATAACAGGGTTAGATTATTTTACAAAAAGAGCTCAAGCTGCTCCGAAACTGCAACTGGGCTTTCTGGGGGTAAAAAAAATTCTTCGGACTATCACCCAAGGACACAAAGACTCCTCATCCTACACAAAGTCAGCATGGAAGGGCACAAAGACaagtttttttaagaaagaaaacagagaaatccaCATACTAAATAAGGTGTCCACAATGACTACAACGCATCCCTTAGGGGATGAGTATGTATTTGTAGGAAGCAAAACAAAGCTTGCCATAGAGAAACCACTTTCACGAGATGATTAGGTGGACTTGGGTTTTGTTTCTGCATCTGTCACTTGGCGAATGAAGATACCATCTTTGGGATGTTCTGTGTCATCCATTTCATACATATACGACGATGCTATTGCGAGTGTGGTCCCGTCGTTACTGAAGGCCAGAGACGCAATGCTGGTGGGGTACCGGTGGAACTGGCATAGCCGCTTCTTGTTAAATGGGTCCCAAATGTTTACAAATCCATCAGAGCCACCTGTAGCAAATGTGTTGTGGATGTTGTGAAAGGAAATGGCATTGACCGGGTAGATCTGCTCGATGTTGTTCTCCTTCAGTCTGTGACACTTGAAGGCGTACTTCTTCTTCTGCACCTCAGGGCTTGGGTCCAAGTACTCAACTGCCACTTGGCCTTCTATGGAGCTTAATACATAGCCCTGCTTGTTGGGAAATGCCCGGATGCAGCGAGTCTGGTACTTGAGGCTGGACTCCCGGCGCTGCTGCACGTAGCCCATGTTCCGTAAGTCCCACACCAGCACTCTGCGGCCTGCAGTGCCCACAATCAGCCGGTCTCCAGACACTGAGAGGGTGTACACCTTTTCGGGCTGAGAGAAGGTCCCTGCATTACAAGGAGTTCTGGGATCCCACAGTTTAACTGTCTGATCCCAACTCCCTGTCACCATCACATTCACTTCTGGGCAATATTCAACACATCTGATAGGGGCATCATGGGTTCCGACGAGATTTTCTTGATCAGTGTTCAAATCATGCATTTTCAACTGATGGTCTAATCCTCCACACCAAGCATGTGTTGGATCGTAGAAGGCACAGTCCAGGACGGCGCCGGTGTGCTGGTACTTGAGCCGCATGGAGTTGGCCGGCACGTCGTAGAGGCGCACCGACGTGTCCCAGGACGAGACCAGGAGGAACTGGGAGGTGTTGGGGCTGAACTTCACCGAGGAAATGCCGTCCTCGGGTGGCTGGTTCAGTTTGAACTCGTTAGAACCGGTCATCTTGGACTCCCCTCGAAGCAACTtagccgctgctgccgccgccaccACCTCCTCGCTTTCCTCCGAGTACTCCAAAAAGCAGCTTCTCGAATCTCCCAGGGCAGTCTGAGAGCCTAAGACCCAAGACCTATCTTTGAAAGAAAGTGTGCCCAGAGGTGGTGGTGTTCAAGTCTTCAGGCCTCCCGGacgagcccgacctggggctcggCATGTTGAGAACAGGGGTTCTGACGGCTGCTGCCCAGAGCCAGGGAGGACTGAGCCACCTCAGATCTTTGGGGCACggatgggagtgggggacagCGTGTGGAGGCTGATCTCATGGCGCTTCTggcctctcttctgcctcacccAGAGCactctgcttctctgttttctatcTTAGAGTTTGGGGTCAGCTGTTTGACAAAAGGGTTTTGCATCAAAAAACCCAAAGTTTAAGAACCTGTCATGGGTAATATTTCTCCTCACTGAGATGCTGATGGGCTTTTGCCAGCAGAATTTAAATTCATGGTTAAATTTTGGAGCAAAAACTTGGAGATTACCCAGAAGAATGAAAAGCAGGTAGCCACACaaatacatgtgcacacatgttctCAGGATCACTATTCCCAGTAGCCAAAATGTGAAGGCAGCCCAAAAGTTAATCAATGGAGGGATAAAAAATTATGGTATAtacatagaatggaatactattcggccataaaaagaaatgacattctGATACGGGCTACAAGagagatgaacctcaaaaacattacatgaaatgaaaaaaagccGGACACTGAAGTTCACATACTTCAAGactctatttatatgaaatttcgcgaataggcaaatccatagacacAGGAAGCCGATTGGGGAGAAACTACTTAACAGGTCtgggggttttgcttttgttttaagatttcatttatttctttgagaaacagagaatgagcagtggagaggggcagaggaagagaacgAGAGAGAAGCCGAatccctactgagtagggagcctgatgcggggctcgatccctgaacctggagatcatgacctgagccaaaggcagacacttaactgactgagccacccaggtgtccctgggtctTTACTCTGGAGTGATGGATACTGAACAGAAGTgattgcacaacactgtgaatgtacgaAATGCCACTGAATTTCACACTTTGAAGTggttattttatgttatgtaaatttcacttcaattaataaaacagaaacccTTGGAGGTTAGACCACCAATGGTGGCCACAAAAGGCCATTTTGCCAAGCGGCAACTGAGGGAGCAGAGGGTAGAGTTGACATCCTCAGGACCACGGAAACCTTCGTGGGGGCCCGCATGCACATACTCCCTCCCAGAGTAGAACTGAGGGGCACGCGGCTAGAAGAGAACGTTTGGGCCAGGTCGGTTCTCTTTCCTGGGATTCCTGCCTGGGTTTACACTGCCTTTATCTCTTCAGCCCACAGTTAGTGCTCCTAACACATGGACTGGTTGACTAGACCACAAGTCAAGTGTCAGCGTCTGTATTCTGAACTCATGACTCACAGAATGACATACATGACTATTTCCCTAacgccacccccaacccccggcccCCATCAAGTCATTCAGCCTCATCCGCCTCTGAATTTATAGCAAACAATTACAAGAATTACAGGTGTAATTACAATTACACCTTTCCTGTCCAGGATGCCATGGAGTATCTACTGTGGGTAGAATTAAGATTAACCTCCAGAGGGTCACTTCACAAAGTCAGGTGTAtcattttcctgttcttttctgctGGATTAAGGTCCAGCGTCAGCCGTTTTCCTGAGAGCCCTCAAACCATTCCCCGGGGGacaacccctcccccagaaaatgaCACGCTCTTTTATATTTGAATTCATTCATGCACTGAATTAGTACTTACTGAATACTGAGCGTGTCTCCGGTGCCGGGCGCTGGGCCAGGGGAGCAGTGGGCTGCAGTGTGGACAGGAGAGACAGCGCGCCCCTAcacagggaaacagaggcaccaGCACAATTACAAGTGTGCTGGGGGCTCTCGAGGGGAGCGCAGGGGGCTGCGGGAACGCACAGGTCCAGGGGTTCAGGGATCTCCCTGAACTTGACAGTCATTAAGGAGAAGGGCTCCTCCAGGACCTGGGAGTGGAAACAGGCTGTCCTGGCCATGACTTCTGCCCAGACTGAGAGCAGGTCGGACCATCTAACCTCACTTGGGGGGAGTGCACACTGGTGGGGAAGAATCAGTGTTGCTTCACCTACAGGCCACAGCAAAGTACTTTCTCCAGGCTTTTCCACTCTGGCTACTTCTCTACTCCACCTGGCCCTTCCTTGCCCCTCCCTTACCACTCCTCCTCCAAATCCCTCTTTCTTTATGTCACTGGGTATCATTCTAAGCTTTTAGGGGTGTACAGAtgcctttgagaatctgatgtAAGACATGGGTGCTCTCCTTGAAGACAAAAGCCCATAAAGAATTCTGCCTACAAGTTCAGGGAATTCATGGAGCCCCGAAGGCCCACCGCTGAACCCCTCTATGAGTCCATGGGTTCCAGAGGCCTAGGAGGCCTGGCAGCCAGCAGTGCCCCCAGCGGGCAGCCCTTGCCCCACAACATGCTTGTCCCCCAGGGCCACTGCTTTTCCAGGTGGGCTGCCCCGTTCTCCGTCCATGCTGGCTCTTTGACAGGagctctgcctgactctccccCTAACTCCCCCAGATCTCTGTCTGCACCCCTTTATTCTTTCTCCAGATGCCCATCACCCCTCCCTTCACCATCTTTCTGCCACCGAGGCATCCCTCCCGAGGGGAGCGGCCCTCCGGGCCCTCCTTCCCCAGGCCACGTCAGCACCTCTCTTGGCCCCTAATGGGGCAGCTCAGAAAGCTGCTAGGAAATGCCTCTGGGCAGGATTCTAGTTGAGCAGAAGCTCCTGACAAGCGGCTTAATTCCTTCCCATGGGGTCACAGTCAAGTTCAGCAGAGCCGCCCAGGGATGAGGAAGCAGCTGATGCTGGGCAATGCCttgaggaaggagcccagagcATGGAGAGAGATGACAAGACAGAATTCTTTGAAGTTACCTTAAAATATGCTTCATTGCGTCTCCCCTCACTGCGGTCCCTACAGAAACATATGGATGGAGACAGCCCCTCTCCGTTCATGGCCCCTTTCCTTTAGAAAAGGTTCTTCTCACTCTCTTTTATTGCATTTTCATGTGGCACCACACCTAAGAATCTTGGTGCTTTCTCAGAATGGAAACTTCCAGAAGGTAGAAAAATCTGTTTCACTGGCGTTATTCAGGACCCTACAGGTGAAGAGGGAAATGCTTCACGAATAGCGTTTACACCTGTGGGGCCTGCCCCCGAGAGGCTACGGCTTTAATGAAAACACTGACCTGGTGAAGGAgttcagactgagccaccccaaaatatgccactctggtatgtggattattttgagccgAAGGCATTGGAAATCAGCAAGCACACAGAGGGGCTTTCCCTGAACTCCTCTTACCTGCGACAAGACAGACCATCCAACAAGAACTTAACGATCATAAATCCTCTCCCAGGGCCCGTTTGTCTTTCATCAAAATCATTTACTCTCCCCCTAGTTCCccattccccttcctcctccttattAAGACCGTATATAAGCTCTTAAATCTCACTGCCTTTTGGAGTATTCACTCTTTTTCCCTGTGATGCGCCCTTGcacataatattaaaattaataaatctgtatgccttttctcttgttaatctgccGGTTGTCAATTTTCTTCACGGACCCAGTTACTGAACCAAGGACTATAGAAGGAGTCTTTCCagtgctcaacgtcactcatcatcagggaaacaccaatcaaatccacaatgagataccacgtcacgcctgtcagaatggctaaaattaaccagtcagcaggaaacaacagatgttggcaaggatccatagaaaggggatccctcttacactgctAGTGGGACTGCaaactggtgcggccactctgggaaacagtatggaggttcctcaaaaagttaaaaatagagctgacttacgatccagcaatcacactactgggtatttacttgaaggatacaaaaatacggATTGGAAGTGGTACATACATCctgatgtttgtagcagcattatcaacaatagccaaactatggaaagagcccaaatgtccatccactggtaagtggaaaaagaagatgtcatatacatacaatagaatactactcgGCCAccaaaaagaacgaaatcttaccatttgcaatgacatggatggagctagaagtGTATTCTGCtcggtgaaataagtcagtcagagaaagacagataccctatgatttcacttatatggaatttaggaaacaaaacagatgaacacatgggaaggggaaaaaaagagaaagcaagagggaaGCAAATCCTAAGAGACCCCcctttttttacaagattttatttatttatttgagagagagagtgagagagagagcacgagagggggtagagtcagagggagaagcagagcccctactgagtagggagtcggatgcgggactcgatcctaggactccaggatgatgacctgagccgaaggctgtcacttaaccaactgagccacccaggagcccccacaagagactcttaatgatagaggaaaaaactgagggttgttggagggagaTGGGCGGGAAATGGGTTAAATGAGAGGTgagcattgaggagggcacggttttgatgagcactgggtgttgtatgtaagcgATGAACtgctaaattctacacctgagaCCAaaattacactatatgttaactaactagaatttgaatAACAATTAGGGGAGATAAATAAAGAcctaacaaatgaacaaaaaaaggaGAGTCTTTCCTCCCCTGCACTGGCAAAGTATGGGCTGCCCAGAAGGCACCTTACTGCGGGATCTTAAAGGTCTTAAGTTTGCTAATAAACTGGGACTGTTCACAGCAGGACACTGGGTTTTTGGTGTTTGGAGGAAACCGTTAGTTGCTTATAACATCTCCCCTTCCTTATTAACAATAGAGCctcaattctgtttttgtttcttcaattaaaaaaaaaaatgtagatttacTTGCAGTTACCGTGTAAAGAAATACTAGAGATCACATATACCCTTTACCCAATTTCCCCCAATGGTAACATCTGGCCAAACTATGAGCACCATCACACCAGGAAACTGAAATGAACACAATCTAGTGACCAGCAAAGTTCACCAGTTTTATAAGAATCCGTGCTTGTTTGGCTGTGTATATTTCCTTCTCTATAATGTGATCACGGGTACAGATACATGTGACCACCACCAAAGACACAGAACAGTTCCGTGACTAGGCCCCCCGGAGCGACCCTTTGACAGCCCCCatcacctccctctctccccatgctCCAACTCCTGGTGACCATGGACCTCTTACCCATTTCTGTATCCATTTCTTACCAATCCTTTCGAGGATGTTATAGAAACAGAATCATACGGGATGTAACCTTTTGAGAGAACCTCAGTGTTCAGCTGGACAT
The window above is part of the Mustela erminea isolate mMusErm1 chromosome 17, mMusErm1.Pri, whole genome shotgun sequence genome. Proteins encoded here:
- the LOC116576481 gene encoding mitotic checkpoint protein BUB3-like, producing the protein MTGSNEFKLNQPPEDGISSVKFSPNTSQFLLVSSWDTSVRLYDVPANSMRLKYQHTGAVLDCAFYDPTHAWCGGLDHQLKMHDLNTDQENLVGTHDAPIRCVEYCPEVNVMVTGSWDQTVKLWDPRTPCNAGTFSQPEKVYTLSVSGDRLIVGTAGRRVLVWDLRNMGYVQQRRESSLKYQTRCIRAFPNKQGYVLSSIEGQVAVEYLDPSPEVQKKKYAFKCHRLKENNIEQIYPVNAISFHNIHNTFATGGSDGFVNIWDPFNKKRLCQFHRYPTSIASLAFSNDGTTLAIASSYMYEMDDTEHPKDGIFIRQVTDAETKPKST